From the genome of Sinanaerobacter sp. ZZT-01:
AGCAGAGATTTATGAGTATGCATATGTTTTACTGGCATCCCTTGGATTTACTGGAATTACGCTGCTTCTCTCTTCACTGCTGAAAAGTAATTTTGCATCATTGTTGGCAAGCTTGGCCGTGGTCTATGTTCCAATGGCAATTGCTCAATTTGTTCCGATTTGGGTGCAAAAGCTACTTGATTTGCTTCCCTTCGTTGGGCAGTCAACGGATATATTCCGCACAAACGCATATCACCTGTTTGGCAAAGTAGTATGGTCGCCTTACTTACTAATAATTGTTCCTGTGTGTCTGGGAATACTGTGTATTCCTATTACCGTTACTCTTTGGTCACGGAGAATGAAAGCATGATGAAAAAGGAAGTTTTTCATGAGGCAAAGAGAATAACCAGATTGCTCCTTATGTTCTTTCTGATATTTATTGCTTACGTTTTAGCAGCAAATGGACTGCTGTCTACTTCTGTAAAAAATTATGCCAGCATAGATCAAGATTGGAATTTGATATTAGTTAATCAAGATAATTATATTCCTGATGACTATGATATAGAGCTGACCGTGCTATCGAATGGAGAAAGTGTTGATTCAAGAATCTATGCCAACTTACAGGATATGTTTGATAACGCCAGAGCCGCAGGGATTTATCCCATAGTGGTGTCAGGATTCAGAACACAAGAGAAGCAACAAAGCCTTTTGGATGATAAAATAGAAGCATATAACGTGGAGGGTCATTCAAAAGCAGAAGCTCGCAAGCTGGCTGAAAATTGGGTTGCCGTCCCGGGTACAAGCGAACATCAATTGGGGATTGCTGTTGATATAAATGCAGATAAATCAAAATCAGCCAGAAATGAAGTTTATAGTTGGCTTGCGAAAAATGCCTATTACTATGGGTTTATTTTACGCTATCCGTCTGATAAAACGGATATTACCGGTACCATTTATGAGCCTTGGCATTATCGCTTTGTGGGAGAAGATGTTGCAAAAGAAATATATTCCAAAGGTATTTGCCTAGAAGAATACATAGATGGGCTTAAATAATGCTTTTTACTTATTATCGTTGCATTGAAAAGGAGGAAGAACGTTGAACGATGAAAATTGGATTTTATGTCCCGTTTGTGGGAATGAAACACGTATGAAAATCCGTAAAGATACGATAATAGAGAGTTTTGCACTATTTTGTCCGAAATGCAAACAGGAAACCTTAATCAATATACTACAGTTTAATAGTTGTTAAAGAGCCAGACGCTAAGACGCAGAGCCGATAACCGATTCTTATAAATCTCCAAAGAAGGAATATAACTGATGATGGCGGCTTTGAAGCTAATGCGAACCAAGGCCTCTATTTTTATATTTAGTAGGTCACATAATACATTGCTTTCAACCTCGGCGGCCTTTGGGAATGGAGATAACTATGACTCTAGTGACACCTTTGTTTTGCCGAGTCACTGCATGAGCAGGTCAATCAGCGGGTGAAACGCATCCATGGGAAGGCATATCTTTTTTTGATGAGATTCAGGAAGTCGTGATGAAATCGATATGAGCAGCGACAGATTGAAGCATATGAATATCCGTGAGTTCCTGGTGTTTGAGCAATGGAATTGAATCTCTTCTATTTCCCTTTGAATAAACAAATGCCCGTCATGGTTTGTATGCCATGATGGGCATTTGTTCAATTTTATTTTATACTCTGTATACAGATAAGTTCACATCGGCAATACCATACGTTTTGGCTAAAAAAACATACCCACCTTCACCATTTAAGTATGAATCAACCACCTTTTTTTTTGAGTTCATAGCTATATTTTGTAAAAACGCCCTATGTCATCTATATTTTAATCATTTTTTAAGGCTCAAAAACGGCACTTTTTTGACCATTTCCAAGCCTCAAAATCGTTCCAAAACCACAACATCTTGTGATCAAAGTCTAATTTTTGTCCTCTGAACCACAATACTTCATCATTATTATCGCTTCAACATGGCTTGAACAGACAAAAAAGATGTCATTTAAATCTGGTGCCCCCATGGTAGCATACTTTATATTCTGCAATGAGAAAGAAGTACTCACGAAGGAATTTATTTTATATATATTTCAAAGTTCAATGAACTATTATTGAGTGTCACTAACTTTTTATTTGAATTACTCAATTCAGAATTAAAAATTATTTCAGCTTTAGTAATTCCTTCCTTGTAGCAAACAATCGGAAATAGCTCTTCTACCTTTTTATTAGGTTTTCCTGGCAAAACCAACTTGTGCAGATTCTTAATCCTGTATGCTCCTCCATTGGAATATTTGAACTCTTCTTTCAGCCTCTTTTTCCATCCAGTCGTGTCAAAGCGATACTTGACCAAAAATATAGTTGGGAAAAGCTGTTCTTCGTTTACGGTCACTGTTGTATGAGCTTCAATATCCTCCCCAATTCGATAAGAAAGTTTTTTTTCATCGAACAAATTAAATGTCTTTTCCAGTGGTTGTAATGGAATAAAAGCAACACCACTTAATCCATTAAAAGAACTCGCTTTCTTACCAAAGCGAAGTTTAAACTTAATAAACTCTATATTAATTTGCCCGAAATTAATTCCTACACTTGAATAGTCCTTACTTTCAGAATATGGCCACGCATATGGAAGCTCAAAGATTTCTGAAAACTCTTTAGCCAATTTTTGTGGATAATCAGTTTCAATCATTATATGATCTAAAGTAAACATTTTGTCCCCCTTAAATATGGATATTTAGAATAACAAATTACCGTTTTATTAGAAGTATCTTCAATTTCTATTTTTGCACTGTAACTATCAAAATCTTTTGTGTTAATAAAACGACCGTTTCATCAAATATTAAAATATTTGCTTATATAAAATACAAGTTTAGCAATCCGAACGACATAATTCGACAATGCACTCCACATGGCTCGAGAGGACAGTATGAATGTCTTATGCCTTTGGTTGTTCATAGGATGGCATTTTTAACCTATCGGGTCGCTTGTGGAGACATATCAATCTTTTCCATAAATTCAGTTGCAATACATAATCAAAAATTAAGTTAATTTTTTCTTTCAATAATTACTCGATAACAGTTTTTGTCATATCTTTCAATAAACCTGCTGCTGTTTTTTCATTTCCAGCAAGACATCCCCTGTCACCGAATACTAAAAATGAATCCTTTGCTCTTGAAACTGCAACATTCATTAAATTCGCTGCCTTATTAATAAAGAAGCAGCCATCTTCATTACCATATACACTTGAAAATATGATTACTTTTCGCTCTGCGCCTTGAAAGGTATGTACTGTTCCAACATCAATAAATTGTGCATAATTAGGAATCTCTTTTTTTATCATTGATTTAATCAGAATACTTTGACTTTTAAATGGAGTAATAACGCCAACCAGCTCCTTTTCATTGATGTCAGTCTTGCTCTTTTTTCTATAGCAGTCTACTATGGTGGTATAATGATATTTTAACCAGGTAATAATCTGCATAGCTTCCTCTTTATTCCGTCTGCTTGTACCAGATTTCTGCGATTTAGACACCGTTATTTGTTTATGTCCCATTGCCGGGAGAAAATCTATAAGTGCATTCTTGTTGTCCTCAAAAAAGCTTCCACGTTTCGGCTCCAATTTTTCCTCATATACCAATTTATTACAATATGCCACAATCTCATTGTAGCATCTACGATGTTCACTTAAGAATAGACCCTTTTTATATTTATCAAATGCACAGGATAATGCTGCTACATTCATAATACTAGACTGTGAGCAATTCAGCCCATTTATTTCAAGTTTTTCGTATTGTTTTTTGTCTTCAATAACTCCGTTGCTTATTGCCATAGCAATATCAAGCGGTCTTACAGTTCCCCACACAGGCGGTATCTGTTTCTCATCTCCAACAACAACCGCTTTTTTTGCCAATGAAAAAGAAGGTGCTGCTATCTCCGGTGATATCTGTCCTGCCTCATCAACAATTAGTAAATCTATGTAATTATACATATAATATTGTTTTTTCTCATTGCCATCATATGCGTGAAATTGTTTTGGCAACATAAAGAATGTCATAACCATACATGGTGATATCATTGCCAATCTACGATACATATTGTTTAGAACACCTTCAAAGGTTTTTCCCTTCTGTTTATCGCTTATAGGATTCTTCTCTAAAAGCCATCTGCTTTCATAATAATGAACTGCCAGCCAAAATTCAGCATATCTAACTCTATCTAGCAAATCATTCAATTTACAAACATCAAATTGATTCCAATCGATATCTTCTTTTTCTTTCAACAGTACTATTTGATATTTTGCAAAAGCGTGAACAGTTGCTTTTAAAGTATCCAGTTTTTCCTCGATTGTAAAAAGCTTTTCCTCGATTTGACTTATTTCTTTTTCTACTACTTTTCCATTGTCCGTTAATCTTACTATTTCATTGTCATTTTCAGTAATCATCCGGTGATAGATATTTTCTATTTCTTCAATCTTCATATTACGTCTTAAGAACCTTAATTCATCATCCTCGATAAAAGAAAATGACCATGCTAATATCTTATTTCTAAAACAAGGCAAAAACTTTAATAGCCGAACATACCAAGGCAGTTTGTCATATGAATTCCTCCAGTCAAAACATCTGGCCAAATATCGCTGATTTTTATTCTTTACATTATAAATGTTTTCCAGTATATCTTTTTTCTCTTTTTCTTTCTCTTGTTTATAGGTTCGTAGCTTACGAACATATGTTACATAGCTGTCTTCACCAAGAATTTCTTTGATTTCTTCAATTTTAGAAAAACACTCAACCCTCTCTGTATTTAGCTTATACAATTTTCCCCATAATACATTTGAACAGATTGAAAAATCTGTTTCTTCCTCTCCCAAGTAATTGCTGTATTCCTCCTGAAAACTTTCTTTTGCCTTCTCTCTATTTTCTGATGATTCAAGTATATCGACAAATGCTCCACCATTTACCGTTGTATACTGATAATGATTTTTTTCTGCCTCTCTTATTTTCCCTTTCGATGGAAAATATGTTGCAAAACTATTGGTTCCTGTAATCCATTTCTTTTCTATATTTGATATTCCAATTACATCGATTTTTCCAAATGAATCAATTATATTCGTAACTGCCTGATTATTTGTTGAAGCTGCAACTATAATTGGTGCTTCTGCTTTTTTTAATGCTGCATCAACATACATATTTGCAACAACAGACTGCAGCAAAGTTGTCTTTCCTGTTCCTGGAGGCCCACTTACTGATAAAATATCACCTTCCTCTATTTCATCAAAATGATTTATTGCTTCTCTTTGAGAAGGCGATAATGAGTACTCCCCACCCATTTGTCCAACATGTCTTTTCATTTTATCTATGTTGGTATTCACAAAAAGTTTCCTTGCTGGTTCTGTTTTCCCATTTGTCAGTTTCGCATACAACTTATTTTCATCATTGTTCCAGAGATCATTATATAACTGCATAATATGGAACGATGCACTGACTGTTGTATCTAGAAATAGATAATATTTTCCATCTAATTTTATTTTTTCATTTTTACTATAGATGTATTGATCCTCGAATTTGGCATTTGTAACGTGCTCATACATTTTTATTGCATATTCTAAATACTTATTCCATGAATCAATTTGATTTCTTTTATCCGTTGTTATTTCTAAATATTCATCATATTTATCACTATCTCCAATGGCAATCTGTGGATCTTCAATTGGATCTAAATATTCTCTTGGTATCCACGGCATCTTTCCTTCATCTGGCGGAATCAACTGTCCGCTTCTATTGATACTGACTGGAAGAAAGAAAATTGATAACATTTCTTCTATATTATTTTCCGTCTTTTCACTATCCTCAAATTCTGTGGCTACTGTTTTTAGTGCTATAATAACTTGCTTAATGTTTTCCTTTGATTCATCATCTACATCAATATCTTGCTCATGCTTGTCTCTTTGTAAAAAGTCATATATAGACTCACCTATACATCCAGTTTTTAATTCTTTAAATGATATTGTACAAAAATCATTATTCTTATATTCATGAGTCCCCTGCGAACTAGCCGCTACGGCATTTCTAAAGTATTCTGTAATTTTTTGCATAGCTTTTGCAATTCCCTCTTTCTTATTTATTCCAACTCATTCTCTCCAAATAAATAATATTCATGAATCTCAAAATTTGTAGGAAGCCTTAAATAGTGCTCTGGATTTTCATTAATCTCATCTTCCAACCCTTAGTTATCCAGCCCAGTAATCAGTATATTCGCAAGAAAAACACCTTCTCCTGTCTCCATATCCAGGAAATAAGTAACAATCATCTAATGTTGGATCACAAACCCGTACATTATAAATAGCAATACCAAATAAATCTATAATTACATTTACCTTATTATCTTTTGCACATATGATAATAAGGTATGATTTAGCTTATCTTCTTTTTCCTTGGCTAATATATTATCAATACTCAACATTCTTTAAATACTAATCCGCCTCGTCCTTAACTACCGGTATGTAAACCATCTTCAAAGGAATCATCTTTCTATACTTCTGGCTTAAGTCCTCATAGTACTTCAAAATCAGATCCACCAATTCCGTACCATTGATGCCACGGATAATTGGAGTACTTTCCAGATACTTCTGTGCATTTTTTGTATAATTGGAAAGGGTAACGAATAGACCATAATCGCCCTCACGCATTGCACCTTTCAGAGACTGAATTGTAGCTTCCCTAATATCGCTATCCTGACTCTTCACCTGCACAAGTATTCTCGGTGGTAGTTCATCTTTGTATGCCGTTATATCTATACCACTATCACCTCCATGAGCAGAAACCATTGTTCGATATCCCATTGCTCTAAGAAGGTCTGCCACAAATCCCTCAAATTCATATCCCTTCAAGTTTTTACTCAGCTCTTTCAAAATAAAGTCTTTGGTTGTCTCTACGATTTCTTCAGCAGTTGCTCCAACGCTCTCGTCTTCTTCACCCTCTGTAGTCAGCGCAGTCTTTTTGAATCCTTTATCCAATGCTGACAAATATTCATCTGCATAATTTTTTACCGCAAAGAAAGACAAAGCAGCACCAACTTCATAAAGGGCACCCTGTGAAAATGCTGTCCTTGGAAGGTGTTTCAGCCATTTCACTTTATGTTGCTGCACATATTCTGTGACTGTCTCATCATAGAAATATCCACCTTCGACAGTACCTATATTAATCTGGCGATCAATTTTTGAAGGGAAAACCACATAATCGCCAACTTGAACTTCATGTGCGAAACGGAAAAGCATACCTGCACCATTGGCCACGCTACCTTTCTTAGCTTTCGGATACTCTTTAAGATATTTTTCTTTAAATGCCTCCCTACTAGCTTCTATTTTACTAAGATCACCCATCTTTTTCCAACCAATAGCAATAACATCCTTCTGTAAGAAAAGGTTGTCATC
Proteins encoded in this window:
- a CDS encoding M15 family metallopeptidase → MMKKEVFHEAKRITRLLLMFFLIFIAYVLAANGLLSTSVKNYASIDQDWNLILVNQDNYIPDDYDIELTVLSNGESVDSRIYANLQDMFDNARAAGIYPIVVSGFRTQEKQQSLLDDKIEAYNVEGHSKAEARKLAENWVAVPGTSEHQLGIAVDINADKSKSARNEVYSWLAKNAYYYGFILRYPSDKTDITGTIYEPWHYRFVGEDVAKEIYSKGICLEEYIDGLK
- a CDS encoding AAA domain-containing protein; protein product: MQKITEYFRNAVAASSQGTHEYKNNDFCTISFKELKTGCIGESIYDFLQRDKHEQDIDVDDESKENIKQVIIALKTVATEFEDSEKTENNIEEMLSIFFLPVSINRSGQLIPPDEGKMPWIPREYLDPIEDPQIAIGDSDKYDEYLEITTDKRNQIDSWNKYLEYAIKMYEHVTNAKFEDQYIYSKNEKIKLDGKYYLFLDTTVSASFHIMQLYNDLWNNDENKLYAKLTNGKTEPARKLFVNTNIDKMKRHVGQMGGEYSLSPSQREAINHFDEIEEGDILSVSGPPGTGKTTLLQSVVANMYVDAALKKAEAPIIVAASTNNQAVTNIIDSFGKIDVIGISNIEKKWITGTNSFATYFPSKGKIREAEKNHYQYTTVNGGAFVDILESSENREKAKESFQEEYSNYLGEEETDFSICSNVLWGKLYKLNTERVECFSKIEEIKEILGEDSYVTYVRKLRTYKQEKEKEKKDILENIYNVKNKNQRYLARCFDWRNSYDKLPWYVRLLKFLPCFRNKILAWSFSFIEDDELRFLRRNMKIEEIENIYHRMITENDNEIVRLTDNGKVVEKEISQIEEKLFTIEEKLDTLKATVHAFAKYQIVLLKEKEDIDWNQFDVCKLNDLLDRVRYAEFWLAVHYYESRWLLEKNPISDKQKGKTFEGVLNNMYRRLAMISPCMVMTFFMLPKQFHAYDGNEKKQYYMYNYIDLLIVDEAGQISPEIAAPSFSLAKKAVVVGDEKQIPPVWGTVRPLDIAMAISNGVIEDKKQYEKLEINGLNCSQSSIMNVAALSCAFDKYKKGLFLSEHRRCYNEIVAYCNKLVYEEKLEPKRGSFFEDNKNALIDFLPAMGHKQITVSKSQKSGTSRRNKEEAMQIITWLKYHYTTIVDCYRKKSKTDINEKELVGVITPFKSQSILIKSMIKKEIPNYAQFIDVGTVHTFQGAERKVIIFSSVYGNEDGCFFINKAANLMNVAVSRAKDSFLVFGDRGCLAGNEKTAAGLLKDMTKTVIE
- a CDS encoding restriction endonuclease; translated protein: MADKEEKRIWGIHTMDDNLFLQKDVIAIGWKKMGDLSKIEASREAFKEKYLKEYPKAKKGSVANGAGMLFRFAHEVQVGDYVVFPSKIDRQINIGTVEGGYFYDETVTEYVQQHKVKWLKHLPRTAFSQGALYEVGAALSFFAVKNYADEYLSALDKGFKKTALTTEGEEDESVGATAEEIVETTKDFILKELSKNLKGYEFEGFVADLLRAMGYRTMVSAHGGDSGIDITAYKDELPPRILVQVKSQDSDIREATIQSLKGAMREGDYGLFVTLSNYTKNAQKYLESTPIIRGINGTELVDLILKYYEDLSQKYRKMIPLKMVYIPVVKDEAD